One genomic region from Haloarcula sp. DT43 encodes:
- a CDS encoding MBL fold metallo-hydrolase: MRLTFLGTGSAMPTGLRMQSGYLLERDGNRLLVDCGSGALHTLARTETGYEGVDTVLLTHHHLDHVSDLDVLMKARWLAGETALTIAGPPGTSDLVRDLLETHAYMQDRLDLTLRDLDGGPFELAGFDGDACETRHSMQCFAYRLSVGDGPAITLGADSEAFTDLVEFADGSAVLVHDCSFPDEVDVSNHPTPSTLGETLRDADAEVGRVYLTHLYPHTEGRHEEMLDSIAESYDGDVQFAEDGLTITVS; encoded by the coding sequence ATGCGCCTCACGTTTCTCGGCACCGGCAGCGCCATGCCGACCGGCTTGCGGATGCAGTCCGGCTACCTGCTGGAACGGGACGGGAACCGACTGCTCGTCGACTGCGGGAGCGGCGCGTTACACACGCTGGCCCGCACCGAGACAGGGTACGAGGGGGTCGACACCGTGCTGTTGACCCACCACCATCTGGACCACGTCTCGGACCTCGACGTGCTGATGAAAGCGCGCTGGCTGGCCGGCGAGACGGCCCTCACGATAGCCGGCCCGCCGGGGACGAGCGACCTGGTCCGGGACCTGCTGGAGACACACGCGTACATGCAGGACCGACTGGACCTGACGCTGCGGGACCTCGACGGCGGGCCGTTCGAACTGGCCGGGTTCGACGGCGACGCCTGCGAGACGCGCCACTCGATGCAGTGTTTCGCCTATCGACTCTCCGTCGGCGACGGCCCGGCAATCACGCTCGGCGCGGACTCTGAGGCGTTCACCGACCTCGTCGAATTCGCCGACGGGTCGGCCGTGCTCGTCCACGACTGCTCGTTCCCGGACGAGGTGGACGTGTCGAACCACCCGACGCCGTCGACGCTCGGCGAGACGCTCCGGGACGCCGACGCCGAGGTCGGCCGCGTCTACCTCACGCACCTCTACCCACACACCGAGGGGCGACACGAGGAGATGCTCGACTCGATAGCCGAGAGCTACGACGGCGACGTGCAGTTCGCCGAGGACGGCCTGACGATAACGGTCAGCTAG
- a CDS encoding beta-class carbonic anhydrase has translation MPHHTHGSDDSGEEPEAGHVHESVDADVDARDDWARRRRKGIPTDKQLLVVACMDERIPVEEALGLSLGDAQIYRNAGGKVTDDVIRSAALTTQYFDTTEIIVVNHTDCGMMSASDEDVVAGFEAAVDGDLDDVDLDPALPELSIGDASIAEWVRMTDDIDAACAAQVEYLENHELIPDDVTVTGYVYEVESGHLRRPGERVAEQVNERV, from the coding sequence ATGCCACATCACACGCACGGGAGTGACGACAGCGGCGAGGAACCGGAAGCCGGTCACGTCCACGAATCGGTCGACGCGGACGTCGACGCGCGCGACGACTGGGCGCGCCGGCGTCGGAAGGGGATTCCGACCGACAAGCAGTTGCTCGTCGTCGCCTGCATGGACGAGCGCATCCCCGTCGAGGAGGCGCTCGGCCTCTCGCTGGGCGACGCGCAGATATACCGCAACGCCGGCGGCAAGGTCACGGACGACGTGATTCGCTCGGCCGCGCTGACGACACAGTACTTCGACACGACGGAAATCATCGTCGTCAACCACACCGACTGCGGGATGATGAGCGCGTCCGACGAGGACGTGGTCGCGGGGTTCGAGGCCGCGGTCGACGGCGACCTCGACGACGTCGACCTCGACCCGGCGCTGCCGGAGCTGTCCATCGGCGACGCGTCAATCGCAGAGTGGGTCCGGATGACAGACGACATCGACGCGGCCTGTGCCGCACAGGTCGAGTACCTCGAAAACCACGAGCTGATTCCCGACGACGTGACCGTGACCGGGTACGTCTACGAGGTCGAGAGCGGGCACCTCCGGCGGCCCGGCGAACGCGTCGCCGAACAGGTCAACGAGCGCGTGTAG
- a CDS encoding PH domain-containing protein, which yields MESLHPRVRLLWVLSTVIQASVLGVVAYLVDRFAVSLPAMVVVGGWVVLVVLGVAHAVAAHRIWRFDLQDDALFLLRGVVTRTDTSVPYVRVQHVDTTRGPIERAVGLASVVVYTAGTRGADITIPGLRPERATELREQLRDLANESEATDAV from the coding sequence ATGGAGTCGCTCCACCCGCGGGTGAGACTGCTGTGGGTTCTGTCGACAGTCATCCAAGCGTCGGTGCTCGGCGTCGTCGCCTACCTGGTCGACCGGTTCGCGGTCTCGCTACCGGCGATGGTGGTCGTCGGCGGCTGGGTCGTGCTCGTGGTACTGGGCGTCGCCCACGCCGTCGCCGCCCACCGCATCTGGCGCTTCGACCTGCAGGACGACGCGCTCTTTCTCCTCCGCGGCGTCGTGACCCGGACCGACACGTCGGTCCCGTACGTCCGCGTCCAGCACGTCGACACCACCCGCGGCCCGATAGAGCGGGCCGTCGGGCTGGCCAGCGTCGTCGTCTACACCGCCGGGACCCGCGGCGCGGACATCACGATTCCCGGCCTGCGGCCCGAACGGGCCACCGAACTGCGCGAGCAGCTACGTGACCTCGCAAACGAGAGCGAGGCCACGGACGCGGTATGA
- a CDS encoding ATP-dependent helicase, translating to MGGRERLAATDPSFDPAAVDIDDTEVLERLAPVVQEWWVEQFGEFVPGNGGFFTPPQKEAIPLIHGGENALICAPTGSGKTLASFTGIINELFGKARDDDLENSVYCLYVSPLKSLANDIHRNLEQPLDGITAKLDQRGEDVEIRHAIRHGDTSDSERQAMLETTPHILNTTPETLAILLNSPKFKQKLETIEYVIVDEIHSLAENKRGTHLSVSLERLEELVEGSPTRIGCSATVEPLDTVAEFLVGREEPGGDPRDYEIVDTRFARDFDMELSCPADDLINTPRDIVTERFYRQLHDHIQSHTNTLVFTNTRSGAERVLHNLRETFDAYDVSNSGCHHGSLSKEKRREVEESLKAGSLDVVTTSTSLELGIDMPHIDLVVQVGSPKSVAALLQRIGRAGHQLGETVAGRVIALDRDELVECAVMLEKAERGFVDRVFIPENAQDVATQHVYGMAINDVRPEETFKSVLRRAYPYRDYGDEDWEQLMRYMTADYPGMEDKNVYAKIWRDTNDPPDGEHHYEDYAVGEHLIGKRGRLARVIYMTNIGTIPDSFTCDVVTRSDDSWVGQLDESYLDTLEKGDVFVLGGDNFEYRYRRGSKVYVDRTAARPTVPSWFSERLPLSYDLGREILDFQGQLLDRLEDGGMSEVRNWLRTFPVDENSVRAIARMFREQVAYAGADSVATSDRLVVEETLDHDEYERHYHVHSNYGRRFNDGFSRLLAYHIAQAASANVQVAVADNGFTLSMPLNRKVDISRIVCDLDPETAREDLRASLDGTDLLQRYFRINATRSLMILKRYKGYEKSASEQQVSSEMLLGFAEDLGEFAVVEETYREILEDKLNVDGIESVLRAIRDGDVDVVRTRVDSPSPRAFGLATLMASDVVLAEDESAVLQEFHQRVLDEIEGGDAEDSAVATDD from the coding sequence ATGGGAGGACGCGAGCGTCTCGCAGCGACGGACCCGAGTTTCGACCCGGCGGCGGTCGACATCGACGACACGGAGGTGCTGGAGCGCCTCGCACCCGTCGTCCAGGAGTGGTGGGTCGAGCAGTTCGGCGAGTTCGTCCCCGGCAACGGCGGCTTCTTCACGCCGCCCCAGAAGGAGGCCATCCCGCTGATTCACGGCGGCGAGAACGCCCTCATCTGCGCGCCGACGGGCAGCGGCAAGACGCTGGCCTCCTTCACCGGCATCATCAACGAACTGTTCGGGAAGGCCCGCGACGACGACCTGGAAAACTCCGTCTACTGCCTGTACGTCTCGCCGCTGAAGTCGCTGGCCAACGACATCCACCGGAACCTCGAACAGCCGCTCGACGGCATCACGGCCAAACTCGACCAGCGCGGCGAGGACGTGGAGATACGCCACGCCATCCGCCACGGCGACACCAGCGACAGCGAGCGCCAGGCGATGCTGGAGACGACGCCCCACATCCTCAACACGACGCCGGAGACGCTGGCCATCCTGCTGAACTCCCCGAAGTTCAAGCAGAAACTTGAGACCATCGAGTACGTCATCGTCGACGAGATTCACAGCCTCGCGGAGAACAAGCGCGGGACCCACCTCTCGGTGTCCCTGGAGCGGTTAGAGGAACTGGTCGAGGGCTCGCCCACGCGAATCGGCTGCTCGGCCACCGTCGAGCCGCTGGACACCGTCGCGGAGTTCCTGGTCGGCCGTGAGGAACCCGGCGGCGACCCCCGGGACTACGAAATCGTCGACACGCGGTTCGCCCGGGACTTCGACATGGAGCTGTCCTGTCCGGCCGACGACCTCATCAACACGCCGCGGGACATCGTCACCGAGCGGTTCTACAGACAGCTCCACGACCACATCCAGTCCCACACCAACACGCTCGTGTTCACGAACACCCGGTCGGGGGCCGAGCGCGTCCTGCACAACCTCCGGGAAACGTTCGATGCCTACGACGTGTCGAACTCGGGCTGTCACCACGGGTCGCTCTCGAAGGAGAAGCGCCGCGAGGTCGAGGAGTCGCTGAAGGCCGGGTCGCTGGACGTGGTGACGACCTCGACGAGCCTGGAACTGGGCATCGACATGCCCCACATCGACCTCGTCGTGCAGGTGGGCTCGCCGAAATCCGTCGCCGCGCTCCTCCAGCGCATCGGCCGCGCGGGCCACCAGCTCGGCGAGACCGTCGCGGGCCGTGTCATCGCGCTGGACCGCGACGAACTCGTCGAGTGTGCGGTGATGCTCGAAAAGGCCGAGCGGGGGTTCGTCGACCGGGTGTTCATCCCCGAGAACGCACAGGACGTGGCGACACAGCACGTCTACGGCATGGCTATCAACGACGTTCGCCCCGAGGAGACGTTCAAGAGCGTCCTCCGGCGGGCCTACCCCTACCGAGACTACGGCGACGAGGACTGGGAACAGCTGATGCGGTACATGACCGCCGACTACCCGGGGATGGAGGACAAGAACGTCTACGCCAAAATCTGGCGTGACACGAACGACCCGCCCGACGGGGAGCACCACTACGAGGACTACGCGGTCGGCGAGCACCTCATCGGCAAGCGCGGCCGGCTCGCGCGGGTCATCTACATGACCAACATCGGGACGATTCCGGACTCCTTTACCTGCGACGTGGTCACCCGGAGCGACGACAGCTGGGTCGGCCAACTCGACGAGTCGTACCTCGACACGCTGGAGAAAGGCGACGTGTTCGTGCTGGGCGGGGACAACTTCGAGTACCGCTACCGCCGCGGGTCGAAGGTGTACGTCGACCGGACCGCCGCGCGGCCGACGGTCCCGTCGTGGTTCTCCGAGCGGCTCCCGCTCTCCTACGACCTCGGCCGCGAGATACTGGACTTCCAGGGGCAACTGCTCGACCGGCTGGAGGACGGCGGGATGTCCGAGGTCCGGAACTGGCTCCGGACCTTCCCCGTCGACGAGAACAGCGTGCGGGCCATCGCGCGGATGTTCCGCGAACAGGTGGCCTACGCCGGGGCCGACAGCGTCGCCACGTCCGACCGGCTGGTCGTCGAAGAGACGCTGGACCACGACGAGTACGAGCGACACTACCACGTCCATTCGAACTACGGCCGGCGGTTCAACGACGGCTTCTCGCGGCTCCTGGCGTACCACATCGCGCAGGCGGCCAGCGCGAACGTGCAGGTCGCCGTCGCCGACAACGGCTTCACCCTCTCGATGCCGCTGAACCGCAAGGTCGACATCTCGCGTATCGTCTGCGACCTGGACCCGGAGACGGCACGCGAAGACCTGCGGGCCAGCCTCGACGGGACCGACCTTCTCCAGCGGTACTTCCGCATCAACGCCACGCGGTCGCTGATGATACTCAAACGCTACAAGGGCTACGAGAAGTCGGCCAGCGAACAGCAGGTCTCCTCGGAGATGCTGCTCGGGTTCGCCGAGGACCTGGGCGAGTTCGCCGTCGTCGAGGAGACCTACCGCGAGATTCTGGAGGACAAACTGAACGTCGACGGCATCGAGTCCGTCCTGCGGGCGATACGGGACGGCGACGTGGACGTGGTCCGGACCCGCGTCGACTCGCCGTCGCCACGCGCCTTCGGCCTGGCGACGCTGATGGCCAGCGACGTGGTCCTCGCCGAGGACGAGTCGGCCGTCCTGCAGGAGTTCCACCAGCGGGTGCTGGACGAAATCGAGGGCGGAGACGCCGAGGACAGCGCCGTCGCCACTGACGATTGA
- a CDS encoding dihydrodipicolinate synthase family protein translates to MAESFDVLTPLVTPFDATGDLDVAGLESLVDHVTAAGVDGVVPCGTTGEFETLSPEEYRTVVRTATETAPDDCRVMVGTAATDVSTVHDRMAFAAEQGADSALVVPPYYGGQASAAGNEAFFDAVLADAPLPVYLYNIPGAVGQTLSVETVAALAESDAVAGFKDSSGDLPYVTSVLDRTPEDFTVYQGHDGLFVPSLVLGGDGGVSALSHLLFDDLERAGTALESGDVPGARAVQRDVLSPLSEACAEYGFAPTVKALLADRGVIDHATVRPPRDSLSPDTVASVTGMLE, encoded by the coding sequence ATGGCCGAGTCATTCGACGTGCTGACGCCGCTGGTGACACCGTTCGACGCGACCGGCGACCTCGACGTCGCCGGCCTGGAATCGCTGGTCGACCACGTCACGGCGGCCGGCGTCGACGGCGTCGTCCCCTGCGGGACGACCGGCGAGTTCGAGACCCTCTCGCCCGAGGAGTACCGGACCGTCGTCCGGACCGCGACGGAGACCGCGCCCGACGACTGTCGCGTCATGGTCGGGACGGCGGCGACGGACGTTTCGACCGTCCACGACCGGATGGCCTTCGCCGCCGAACAGGGCGCGGACAGCGCGCTCGTCGTACCGCCGTACTACGGCGGCCAGGCCAGCGCAGCGGGCAACGAGGCGTTCTTCGACGCGGTGCTCGCCGACGCGCCCCTGCCGGTGTATCTCTACAACATCCCCGGGGCCGTCGGGCAGACGCTGTCCGTCGAGACGGTCGCCGCGCTCGCCGAGTCGGACGCCGTCGCGGGGTTCAAGGACTCCTCGGGGGACCTCCCCTACGTCACGTCGGTCCTCGACCGGACGCCCGAGGACTTCACCGTCTACCAAGGCCACGACGGCCTGTTCGTCCCGTCGCTCGTGCTGGGCGGGGACGGCGGCGTCAGCGCGCTCTCGCACCTGCTGTTCGACGATTTGGAGCGGGCGGGGACCGCCCTCGAAAGCGGCGACGTGCCAGGGGCCAGAGCGGTCCAGCGGGACGTCCTCTCGCCGCTGTCGGAGGCGTGTGCCGAGTACGGCTTCGCCCCCACCGTGAAGGCGCTGCTCGCCGACCGCGGCGTCATCGACCACGCGACGGTGCGACCGCCCCGGGACTCGCTCTCGCCGGACACGGTGGCGTCCGTGACCGGCATGCTGGAGTGA
- a CDS encoding sensor histidine kinase, with amino-acid sequence MSFEEQQDFARQVADLNKYGQALNRCDSVDEVVSLTLEAMSLLFEFSYSTFVEVREDDLRVVHSTNPDLVQGEPPSDLARRARDAGETLVEQGADAAVGSDSDVTGALAVPARMGDEVTAVLVTRSQTVEEFGDEYVKPMEILATHAATAISNIRSRERLERAHRDLERRKEMIELYDRLLRHDLGNDLQVIAGFADAVAGQVDGQTAEYAGKIQRAAESAADLIHRVGDLVSTLEAQDNPEPRDLGAVLGETVRDVRANYGSLTVEFDAAAFDYQVYGGDLLDSVFTNIMSNAAVHNEGEVRMRVFPAEAGPDEVTVCFADDGTDVPESLREEIFEMGVKGQESSGTGFGLGFVRALTESYGGRVGVAESDGGGAEFRVTLERA; translated from the coding sequence ATGTCATTCGAAGAACAACAGGACTTTGCCAGACAGGTCGCCGACCTGAACAAGTACGGCCAGGCGCTCAATCGGTGCGACTCCGTCGACGAGGTCGTGTCGCTCACGCTCGAAGCGATGTCGCTTTTGTTCGAGTTCTCATACTCCACGTTCGTCGAGGTGCGCGAGGACGACCTCCGTGTCGTCCACAGCACGAACCCGGACCTCGTCCAGGGCGAACCGCCGAGCGACCTGGCGCGGCGCGCCCGGGACGCCGGCGAGACCTTGGTCGAACAGGGCGCTGACGCGGCTGTCGGGTCCGATTCGGACGTGACGGGGGCTCTGGCCGTCCCGGCCCGGATGGGCGACGAGGTGACCGCGGTGCTGGTCACGCGGTCACAGACCGTCGAGGAGTTCGGGGACGAGTACGTCAAGCCGATGGAGATTCTGGCGACCCACGCCGCGACAGCCATCTCGAACATCCGCTCCCGCGAGCGACTGGAACGCGCACACCGCGACCTCGAGCGGCGAAAGGAGATGATAGAGCTGTACGACCGCCTCCTCCGGCACGACCTGGGCAACGACCTCCAGGTCATCGCCGGGTTCGCCGACGCCGTCGCGGGGCAGGTCGACGGCCAGACGGCGGAGTACGCCGGCAAGATACAGCGCGCGGCCGAGAGCGCCGCGGACCTCATCCACCGCGTCGGCGACCTCGTCTCGACGCTCGAAGCCCAGGACAACCCGGAGCCACGCGACCTCGGGGCGGTACTCGGGGAGACGGTGCGGGACGTCCGGGCAAACTACGGGTCCCTGACCGTCGAGTTCGACGCCGCAGCGTTCGACTACCAGGTGTACGGCGGCGACCTGCTCGACTCCGTGTTCACGAACATCATGTCCAACGCCGCGGTCCACAACGAGGGCGAGGTCCGCATGCGCGTGTTCCCGGCCGAGGCCGGTCCCGACGAAGTGACCGTCTGCTTCGCCGACGACGGCACGGACGTCCCCGAATCGCTGCGCGAGGAAATCTTCGAGATGGGCGTGAAAGGACAGGAGAGCTCCGGGACTGGGTTCGGTCTCGGGTTCGTCCGGGCGCTGACCGAGTCCTACGGCGGCAGGGTCGGCGTGGCCGAAAGCGACGGTGGCGGGGCCGAGTTCCGCGTCACGCTGGAACGCGCCTAG
- a CDS encoding class I SAM-dependent methyltransferase: MKKSLDEHAERFSEHADAYDEDQDSAAYRACVDFVVDHAAPGSDDVVLDLGTGTGAIALALAPDARAVIGRDISDGMLAKAREKADERGVENVAFADGRFRAPNVDGPVDIVTSNFAMHHLGDDEKRDAIDTIADLGPRRIVLGDVMLFGDDDPDAPFYSPEVDDPATVGVLADAVTDAGYALTAVEMVTDQAGVLVAERAASK; the protein is encoded by the coding sequence ATGAAGAAGTCACTCGACGAACACGCCGAACGGTTCTCCGAACACGCCGACGCCTACGACGAGGACCAGGACTCGGCGGCCTATCGCGCCTGCGTCGACTTCGTCGTCGACCACGCGGCCCCCGGGAGCGACGACGTGGTCCTGGACCTCGGAACCGGCACGGGAGCCATCGCACTCGCGCTCGCCCCCGACGCACGGGCAGTCATCGGCCGCGACATCAGCGACGGGATGCTGGCGAAGGCCCGCGAGAAGGCCGACGAGCGAGGCGTCGAGAACGTGGCCTTCGCCGACGGCCGCTTTCGCGCCCCGAACGTCGACGGCCCGGTCGACATCGTCACCTCGAACTTCGCGATGCACCACCTGGGCGACGACGAGAAGCGCGACGCCATCGACACCATCGCCGACCTCGGGCCGCGGCGAATCGTCCTCGGGGACGTGATGCTGTTCGGCGACGACGACCCCGACGCCCCGTTCTACAGTCCCGAGGTCGACGACCCGGCGACGGTCGGCGTCCTCGCCGACGCCGTCACCGACGCCGGCTACGCGCTGACGGCCGTCGAGATGGTCACCGACCAGGCGGGCGTGCTGGTCGCCGAGCGGGCCGCGTCGAAGTAG
- a CDS encoding mRNA surveillance protein pelota, translating to MQIQSRETTAEGAERIEVVPETLDDLWHLSYVIEPGDLVSGDTTRRIQRNDDTLRDKGGEREPMWIQIEVTDVEFAKFANRLRVGGEIVDCSREDQLGFHHTLNVEEHTELTVEKHLKPDQADRLEEAVEATDNPDVAIATVEEGEAHVHTVAQYGTEERAAITSTTGKGEYARPRKELFGELADVLKRQDVDAYILAGPGFTKQDALDHFQDEIPDVAEQITVVDTSAVGDRGVHEVLKRGAVEDVQQQTRIAEEADYIDELMERIGSGSEVAYGPAEVAKAADYGAIETLLVLDERLRLERAGEGDWDIDVDQIIETTEQKGGDVTVFSAEFAPGQQLSNLGGIAALLRYRLD from the coding sequence ATGCAAATTCAGAGCCGGGAGACCACCGCCGAGGGGGCCGAGCGCATCGAGGTGGTCCCCGAGACGCTGGACGACCTCTGGCATCTATCGTACGTCATCGAGCCGGGGGACCTCGTCTCCGGCGACACGACGCGGCGCATCCAGCGCAACGACGACACTCTCCGGGACAAAGGTGGCGAGCGCGAGCCGATGTGGATACAAATCGAAGTCACGGACGTGGAGTTCGCCAAGTTCGCCAACCGCCTCCGGGTCGGCGGCGAAATCGTCGACTGCTCCCGCGAGGACCAGTTGGGCTTTCACCACACGCTCAACGTCGAGGAACACACCGAACTCACCGTCGAGAAGCACCTCAAGCCTGACCAGGCCGACCGTCTGGAGGAGGCCGTCGAGGCGACGGACAATCCCGACGTGGCCATCGCCACCGTCGAGGAGGGCGAGGCCCACGTCCACACCGTCGCCCAGTACGGCACCGAGGAGCGGGCGGCCATCACCTCGACGACCGGCAAGGGCGAGTACGCCCGCCCGCGGAAGGAACTGTTCGGGGAACTGGCCGACGTGCTGAAACGCCAGGACGTGGACGCCTACATCCTCGCCGGCCCCGGCTTCACCAAACAGGACGCCCTGGACCACTTCCAGGACGAGATTCCCGACGTCGCCGAGCAGATTACCGTCGTGGACACGTCGGCCGTCGGCGACCGCGGCGTCCACGAGGTGCTCAAACGCGGCGCTGTCGAGGACGTCCAACAGCAGACCCGCATCGCCGAGGAGGCGGACTACATCGACGAACTGATGGAACGCATCGGGTCCGGCTCTGAAGTGGCCTACGGCCCGGCTGAAGTCGCCAAGGCGGCCGACTACGGCGCAATCGAGACGCTGCTCGTTCTCGACGAGCGGCTCCGGCTCGAACGGGCTGGCGAGGGCGACTGGGACATCGACGTCGACCAGATTATCGAGACGACCGAGCAGAAAGGCGGGGACGTGACCGTCTTCTCGGCGGAGTTCGCGCCCGGCCAGCAGCTCTCGAACCTCGGCGGTATCGCCGCGCTGTTGCGGTACCGGCTCGACTGA
- a CDS encoding DUF4013 domain-containing protein, producing MFQEALQYPRDGDSAVKTIAIGGVLLFLSFLVVPVFFVLGYIARTLRSVLDGDAEPPVFDDWGDLGMDGLKVFVIGFAYSLVPTAIALAAVVASGATLGLGGSGSGSGLAVGLIVLVAGLAVTVLSLAVAYVLPAAIVAYVRSDNIAAAFAPSELRRFAFSRTYATGWLVAFGISLLAGVVIGLLNAVVIGAVLAPFVTFYANVAGAYAVGTAVREMPAVDAGGETPDARPAA from the coding sequence ATGTTCCAAGAAGCACTACAATATCCGCGGGACGGCGACAGCGCAGTGAAGACCATCGCTATCGGGGGCGTGTTGCTGTTCCTGAGCTTCCTCGTCGTGCCCGTGTTCTTCGTCCTCGGGTACATCGCCCGGACGCTCCGGTCGGTCCTAGACGGCGACGCCGAACCGCCGGTGTTCGACGACTGGGGCGACCTCGGTATGGACGGCCTGAAGGTGTTCGTCATCGGGTTCGCCTACTCGCTCGTCCCGACGGCCATCGCCCTCGCCGCGGTGGTCGCGAGCGGTGCGACGCTGGGCCTGGGCGGTAGCGGATCGGGCAGCGGCCTGGCCGTCGGCCTCATCGTCCTCGTCGCCGGACTCGCGGTGACCGTGCTCTCGCTGGCCGTGGCGTACGTGCTCCCTGCGGCAATCGTCGCGTACGTCCGTTCGGACAACATCGCCGCGGCGTTCGCACCGAGTGAACTCCGCCGGTTCGCCTTCAGTCGGACCTACGCCACCGGCTGGCTGGTCGCGTTCGGTATCAGCCTGCTGGCCGGCGTCGTCATCGGCCTTCTGAACGCCGTCGTCATCGGCGCGGTGCTGGCCCCCTTCGTGACGTTCTACGCGAACGTGGCCGGGGCCTACGCGGTCGGGACCGCCGTCCGCGAGATGCCCGCCGTCGACGCGGGCGGCGAGACGCCCGACGCCCGGCCCGCGGCCTGA
- a CDS encoding DUF4013 domain-containing protein, whose protein sequence is MLEDAIRYPWNGEQKVETILIGGVLSLLGVFFVPALFVYGYLVRVVRAVSDGDDEVPPVFDEWGDLLVEGVVAFLISLVYSLVPLVVIGLAIASLVLPVSVVSTASGEPTAGFAVGGLLLALVVVAVTLVVSLGAAYLLPAAVAAYAVTGRVGAAFSPGTLRAIGGSETYAVAWLVAVVIAIGAQVVGGFATVTVVGAILVPFLSFYGNVAGAYAVGTAIREVPAVGGESGTPTTP, encoded by the coding sequence ATGTTAGAAGACGCAATCCGCTACCCCTGGAACGGCGAGCAGAAGGTCGAAACGATACTCATCGGCGGCGTCTTGAGCCTGCTGGGCGTGTTCTTCGTCCCGGCGCTGTTCGTGTACGGCTATCTCGTCCGCGTCGTCCGGGCGGTGAGTGACGGCGACGACGAGGTACCGCCGGTGTTCGACGAGTGGGGTGACCTGCTGGTCGAGGGGGTGGTCGCGTTCCTGATTTCGCTCGTGTACTCGCTCGTTCCGCTGGTGGTCATCGGCCTCGCCATCGCCTCGCTGGTCCTGCCCGTCTCCGTGGTCTCGACGGCGAGTGGCGAGCCGACGGCGGGGTTCGCCGTCGGCGGCCTCCTGCTCGCGCTCGTCGTTGTCGCCGTCACCCTCGTTGTCTCGCTCGGCGCGGCGTATCTCCTCCCCGCCGCCGTGGCCGCGTACGCGGTGACCGGGCGCGTCGGCGCGGCCTTCTCGCCCGGGACGCTGCGCGCCATCGGCGGGTCGGAGACCTACGCCGTCGCGTGGCTGGTCGCCGTCGTCATCGCCATCGGCGCGCAGGTGGTCGGCGGCTTCGCCACCGTCACCGTCGTCGGGGCCATTCTCGTCCCGTTCCTCTCGTTTTACGGCAACGTCGCCGGCGCGTACGCCGTCGGGACCGCCATCAGGGAGGTGCCGGCCGTGGGAGGCGAGTCCGGGACGCCCACCACGCCCTGA
- a CDS encoding ArsR/SmtB family transcription factor, giving the protein MSLLPSRGPDTSTSQDGELQVVGVDEDVSAVLDALSSETAREILNTVYEEPGTPSELADRLDMSIQKVSYHLEKLEDEELITVAGVQYSEKGQEMKVYEPPDDPLVLFVGTRERKQSLRSLVRRVLPIVGILTAASVMLQLLLGQFPVQFSGAGDAGTAGDGGQGGGDVESLDTATPEAPTATPTAADDGGFQIAEATETPEATPAPAADTPAEVVTEEARRLTTEAAGGGLPLEPGVVFFLGGLFVLILYVSLWAYRNYR; this is encoded by the coding sequence ATGTCGTTGCTGCCCTCCCGCGGTCCCGACACGAGCACCTCACAGGACGGGGAGCTCCAGGTCGTCGGGGTCGACGAAGACGTGTCGGCCGTACTCGACGCTCTCTCCTCGGAGACGGCCAGAGAGATACTCAACACGGTCTACGAGGAGCCGGGGACGCCCTCCGAACTCGCCGACCGGCTGGATATGTCGATACAGAAGGTCTCGTATCACCTGGAGAAACTGGAAGACGAGGAGCTCATCACCGTCGCCGGCGTCCAGTACTCGGAGAAGGGCCAGGAGATGAAGGTGTACGAGCCACCGGACGACCCGCTGGTGCTGTTCGTCGGGACCCGGGAGCGAAAGCAGTCGCTGCGCTCGCTCGTCCGCCGCGTCCTGCCCATCGTCGGCATCCTCACCGCCGCCAGCGTCATGTTACAGCTCCTGCTGGGACAGTTCCCGGTCCAGTTTTCGGGGGCCGGCGACGCGGGAACCGCCGGGGACGGTGGCCAGGGCGGCGGGGACGTCGAGAGCCTCGATACAGCCACACCGGAGGCACCCACGGCGACCCCGACCGCTGCGGACGACGGCGGCTTCCAGATAGCCGAGGCGACGGAGACGCCGGAGGCCACGCCGGCCCCGGCGGCCGACACCCCGGCCGAGGTGGTGACCGAAGAGGCCCGCCGATTGACGACCGAAGCCGCGGGCGGCGGCCTCCCCCTGGAACCGGGCGTGGTCTTCTTCCTCGGCGGGCTGTTCGTATTGATCCTGTACGTCTCCCTCTGGGCGTACCGGAACTACCGCTGA